In Quercus lobata isolate SW786 chromosome 12, ValleyOak3.0 Primary Assembly, whole genome shotgun sequence, a genomic segment contains:
- the LOC115971679 gene encoding threonine dehydratase 1 biosynthetic, chloroplastic-like produces MAWVVGVVAVVGSNWSDGLKHGHLHTLSHPKHFDLAPPTFTGIHTTATTTNNKNRLTIAASNESLARVAEIQTAVAVVWIPVKVPNRTVTDGGGEDKSEAMCYLTNILSSKVYDVANDSPLELATKLSKRLGVEVWLKREDLQPVFSFKLRGAYNMMAKLKKEQLDRGVICSSAGNHAQGVALAAKKLGCNAVIAMPVTTPEIKWQSVKKLGATVVLVGDAYDETQAYAKKRAIEEGRIFIPPFDHPDVITGQGTVGMEIIRQMKGPLTAIFVPVGGGGLIAGIAAYVKRVAPEVKIIGVEPSDANAMALSLHHGQRVILDKVGGFADGVAVKEVGEETFRLCKELVDGVVLVSHDAICASTRDVFEEKRCILEPAGALALAGAEAYCKFYGLKGDNVVAITSGANMDFDKLTVVTELAKVGRQPEAVIATVMPEGPGSLN; encoded by the exons atggcttgggtggtgggtgtggtggccGTTGTTGGCTCCAACTGGTctgatggttt AAAGCATGGACACCTCCACACTCTGTCTCACCCCAAACACTTCGACTTGGCCCCACCAACCTTCACCGGGATCCACActaccgccaccaccaccaacaacaaaaacCGTTTGACAATTGCCGCCTCGAATGAAAGTCTCGCCCGAGTCGCGGAAATACAGACGGCGGTGGCGGTAGTGTGGATCCCGGTGAAGGTACCGAACCGCACCGTTACAGACGGCGGCGGTGAAGACAAATCCGAAGCAATGTGTTACCTCACCAACATACTCTCCTCTAAGGTCTATGACGTGGCAAACGACTCGCCATTGGAGCTCGCTACCAAGCTCTCCAAGCGTCTCGGCGTCGAGGTTTGGCTCAAGAGAGAAGATTTACAGCCT GTTTTCTCGTTCAAGCTGCGTGGAGCTTATAATATGATGGCGAAACTTAAAAAAGAACAGTTGGATAGAGGGGTCATTTGCTCATCAGCTGGAAATCATGCACAAGGTGTTGCATTAGCTGCCAAGAAACTTGGCTGCAACGCCGTGATTGCTATGCCTGTTACTACGCCAGAGATCAAG TGGCAATCTGTTAAGAAGCTGGGCGCCACAGTTGTTCTTGTGGGGGATGCCTATGATGAGACACAAGCATATGCCAAAAAAAGGGCCATTGAGGAAGGCCGTATCTTCATACCTCCTTTTGATCACCCGGATGTCATCACGGGGCAGGGAACTGTTGGGATGGAAATTATTCGTCAAATGAAAGGCCCGTTGACAGCAATATTTGTGCCTGTGGGTGGTGGCGGGCTTATAGCCGGTATTGCTGCTTATGTAAAGAGGGTTGCTCCAGAG GTAAAGATTATTGGGGTGGAGCCTTCTGATGCAAATGCAATGGCACTGTCCTTACATCATGGTCAAAGAGTGATATTGGACAAGGTTGGAGGTTTTGCAGATGGTGTAGCTGTTAAAGAGGTTGGTGAAGAAACTTTCCGCTTATGTAAGGAATTGGTAGATGGTGTGGTACTTGTAAGCCATGATGCTATCTGTGCCTCAACAAGG GACGTGTTTGAGGAGAAAAGGTGCATTTTAGAACCGGCAggtgctcttgctcttgctggAGCTGAAGCATACTGCAAGTTTTATGGTCTTAAGGGGGATAATGTTGTAGCAATAACTAGTGGAGCAAACATGGATTTTGATAAACTGACGGTGGTGACTGAACTGGCTAAAGTTGGTAGGCAACCAGAAGCTGTGATTGCAACTGTTATGCCAGAGGGGCCTGGAAgcttgaattga
- the LOC115972075 gene encoding probable RNA-dependent RNA polymerase 1 translates to MDNIALHLGYQTSRETFSVLWEQENVFVRFDSKMRNLYFYFSDLSEEYKLELSYENIWKIELHHPRGQAKRFLLIQLLGAPRIYVQDHTRHWVREVDFTPSCCIGQSSALCLELPQEGQLPKFHGDFVSYKENEGPFVLKQGIALSCSSGLVPTLNPSEGFDLPYKILFKINSLIQHGYLPGQAIDEKFYRLVDPKRITIEYIESALDKLSHLKECCYEPVRWLKEQYRKYATSRRLLKTVAISLNDGLVYVNRVQVTPSKVYFCGPEVNLSNRVLRNYPEDIDNFLRVSFVDEDLDKLHATVLSSCASSANGERQTGIYDRILSILRNGIVIGGKKFEFLAYSNSQLRENSVWMFASRTGLTAADIREWMGDFREIRNVAKYSARLGQSFSSSRETVSVSRHEVENIPDVEIERKGISYCFSDGIGKISAELAREVAAKCGLENYVPSAFQIRYGGYKGVVAVDPTSSKKLSLRKSMCKYKSENIKLDVLEWSRYQPCFLNRQIITLLSTLGVMDLVFEKKQKEAIEQLDALLTDPLRSQEALELIFPGEKTKVLKEMLFCGYQADTEPFLSMMLRTLRASKLLELRLKSRIFIPNGRCMMGCLDETRTLEYGEVFVQISRSSRQLSNDFSHMFRPSSSIPNNLIFEGEVVVAKNPCLHPGDVRVLKAVDVPALHHLADCVVFPQKGKRPHPNECSGSDLDGDLYFVCWDPDLIPPRQIQPMEYIGAKTKPLDHDVTIEEVQEYFVDYILNDRLGIIDNAHIVFADNEPRRAMSPKCIKLANLHSIAVDFPKSGIVAEIPHYLRVKVYPDFMEKPDKRTYKSERVIGKLFREVKDLASHTSPVTPFTSEVAMRCYDPDMEVDGFEDYISDAFYCKREYDHKLGSLMDYYGIETEAEILSGNILTISKSFDKRRDLEQINFSVMALRKEARSWFLKGSDSDSETDIVKAKASAWYHVTYHHSYWGCCNEGMDRAHFLSFPWCVFDKLIQIKKDQLRNRIA, encoded by the exons ATGGATAATATAGCATTGCACCTTGGATATCAGACTTCAAGGGAAACTTTTTCTGTGCTCTGGGAACAAGAAAATGTTTTTGTCAGATTTGACTCGAAAATGAGAAATTTGTACTTCTATTTCTCTGATCTTTCTGAAGAATACAAGCTTGAACTCTCTTATGAGAACATTTGGAAGATTGAGCTCCATCATCCACGTGGTCAAGCTAAAAGGTTTCTTCTCATTCAG TTACTTGGAGCTCCTCGGATTTATGTGCAAGATCATACTCGTCATTGGGTCCGAGAAGTTGATTTCACTCCGTCATGCTGCATTGGCCAATCTTCTGCTCTATGTTTGGAGCTCCCACAGGAGGGCCAGCTTCCAAAATTTCATGGAGATTTTGTCTCATATAAGGAAAATGAGGGCCCTTTTGTTCTGAAGCAAGGTATTGCTCTCTCTTGCAGTTCAGGACTAGTCCCTACTTTGAATCCATCCGAAGGCTTTGACTTGCCTTACAAAATCTTGTTTAAGATCAACTCTTTAATTCAGCATGGTTATCTTCCTGGGCAAgcaattgatgaaaaattttatcGGTTGGTCGATCCTAAGAGAATAACAATTGAGTATATAGAAAGTGCCTTGGACAAACTGTCTCATTTGAAAGAATGCTGCTATGAACCTGTACGCTGGCTTAAGGAGCAGTACAGAAAATATGCCACATCGAGGAGACTTCTTAAAACTGTTGCCATATCTTTAAATGATGGGTTGGTATATGTAAACAGGGTTCAAGTAACTCCATCTAAAGTGTATTTCTGTGGTCCTGAGGTGAACCTCTCCAATCGTGTGTTACGCAACTATCCTGAGGATATTGATAACTTTCTTCGTGTTTCGTTTGTTGATGAGGACTTGGATAAACTACACGCAACAGTTCTATCATCGTGTGCATCTTCGGCAAATGGGGAGAGGCAAACTGGCATTTATGACAGGATACTGTCCATTTTACGAAATGGCATAGTTATTGGTGGTAAGAAGTTCGAGTTTCTTGCCTATTCAAACAGTCAATTACGAGAAAATTCTGTTTGGATGTTTGCTTCAAGAACTGGCCTGACTGCAGCAGATATCAGAGAGTGGATGGGTGATTTTCGCGAGATTAGGAATGTGGCAAAATATTCTGCCAGATTGGGTCAATCTTTCAGCTCTTCAAGAGAAACAGTGAGCGTTAGTAGGCATGAAGTTGAAAATATTCCTGATGTAGAAATTGAAAGGAAAGGAATCTCATACTGTTTCTCAGATGGTATAGGTAAGATATCTGCAGAATTGGCTAGAGAGGTGGCTGCAAAATGTGGCCTAGAAAATTATGTTCCATCTGCATTTCAAATTCGATATGGTGGGTACAAAGGTGTTGTGGCTGTTGATCCAACTTCTTCAAAGAAGTTGTCATTGAGAAAGAGCATGTGTAAGTACAAATCAGAAAACATCAAACTAGATGTCTTGGAATGGAGTAGGTACCAACCTTGTTTTCTTAATCGTCAAATAATCACTCTTTTGTCCACCCTCGGAGTTATGGATCTAGtttttgaaaagaaacaaaaggaggCTATAGAACAGCTAGATGCTTTGTTAACAGATCCGTTGCGCTCACAGGAAGCATTGGAATTGATATTCCCAggagagaagacaaaggttctaAAGGAAATGCTTTTCTGTGGCTATCAGGCTGACACAGAACCATTTCTTTCAATGATGCTACGAACACTTCGTGCATCTAAGTTGCTAGAATTACGGCTCAAAAGTAGGATATTTATTCCAAATGGGAGATGTATGATGGGATGTCTAGATGAGACCAGGACATTGGAATATGGTGAAGTATTTGTCCAAATTTCTCGCTCTAGTAGGCAGCTTTCTAATGATTTCTCCCATATGTTTCGCCCCAGCAGCTCAATCCcgaacaatttaatttttgagggtGAGGTAGTTGTTGCTAAAAATCCATGTCTGCATCCGGGAGATGTGCGTGTTCTAAAGGCTGTTGATGTGCCGGCTTTGCACCACCTGGCGGATTGTGTTGTTTTTCCGCAAAAGGGAAAAAG ACCTCATCCAAATGAATGTTCTGGGAGTGACTTGGATGGAGATTTGTACTTCGTCTGTTGGGACCCTGATCTTATTCCTCCCCGACAAATTCAACCAATGGAGTATATCGGAGCAAAAACTAAGCCACTTGATCATGATGTTACAATAGAG GAAGTTCAAGAGTATTTCGTCGACTACATACTCAACGACCGTCTAGGAATCATCGATAATGCCCACATTGTCTTTGCAGATAATGAGCCCCGTAGGGCAATGAGTCCTAAATGTATTAAGCTTGCAAATCTACACTCAATTGCGGTTGACTTCCCAAAAAGTGGTATTGTTGCCGAAATACCCCATTATCTGCGTGTTAAGGTATATCCAGATTTCATGGAAAAGCCTGATAAACGCACCTACAAATCAGAACGTGTGATAGGAAAGCTTTTTCGAGAGGTGAAAGACCTTGCATCGCACACGAGCCCTGTGACACCCTTCACCTCAGAAGTAGCAATGCGGTGTTATGATCCTGACATGGAAGTAGACGGCTTCGAGGACTACATCAGTGATGCTTTCTATTGCAAAAGGGAGTATGATCACAAGCTGGGGAGTTTGATGGATTACTATGGGATTGAAACTGAAGCTGAAATACTTAGTGGAAACATATTGACAATTTCAAAATCCTTTGATAAGAGGAGGGATTTggaacaaattaatttttctgtaATGGCACTAAGAAAGGAAGCTAGGAGCTGGTTCCTCAAGGGAAGTGATTCAGATTCTGAAACTGATATTGTCAAAGCAAAAGCATCGGCTTGGTACCATGTGACATATCACCATAGCTATTGGGGTTGCTGCAATGAGGGAATGGATAGAGCTCATTTCCTCAGTTTTCCATGGTGTGTCTTTGACAAGCTTATCCAGATCAAGAAGGATCAACTGAGAAACAGAATAGCTTGA